AAGCCCGTCAAAGCCGAACGGCTGGCGTTCGCTGTTCCATGGCACGTTTGCTGCGTCGGGCAGCCAGTATTCAGCGTCCCTGCCGAGAGAAAAATCCGATTTTTCCTGTCCGGTTCTGTAATTCAGCATTGTCGGCGACGCCGGAAGATACAGCTTCGTATCGGGGCTGACAAGCGCAAGCTGCCTGATGTACGGGTAAGACCCCTCGTTCAGATTTGCGAACACCGCGTCAACCCTGAAACCGTAACGCGCAAGGGCAAGCGCAAGTTCAAAAGGCTCCGCGTTCAGCGTCTGGCCTATTGAGAACGAGCAGCCGGCGAATTTTTCCTTAAAGCAGTGCACGCGCTCTTTTGCCGCCTCGTAAAATTCAGCATCGTCAAGCTTCTGTTCGAGCGCCGCGCCGAAAAGCACGTACTGCTTGTGTATTTTGTCCGCCTGATACAGCCGTTTCAGCTCGGCATAGGGAGTGCCCAGCCGCCTGCGCAAATCTTCGGCGGCGTAGTTTGCCTCAGGGTGAAGTACAAGGTTTAATTCAGCATTCGCAAGCATTTTGTACTCCTCAAACGTCTTGCAGCGCGAAATTTCGTTTGTCTTTGCAAAACCCAGTCTGTGAAGCAGTTCGTAAAGCTCGCAGCTGTCATACAGCGGCGCAAAATGCCCGAGAAGATTGACGCTGCCGCCAAACGTTCCATGTTCACTGCGGTCATCCGCTGTCCGCACGCCGTTTTTATCCGTACTGCTTAATACTTTTGTATAATCCGGCGAAGCCGGCTCCTCAATTGGTAATACTCTCGAATACCTCTGTATTCCCTGAATGGTCATTTGGTAATTGGTAATTGGTAATTTCTTCAGCAGCGAATATATGCTGCGCCGTACTGCGACCATAGGCGGTTTTATACTCTCTCTCGTCAGAGCGTACATATACGTCGGAATAACCTTTATATCCGGATTTTCCTCCTCCGCCCTGCGGCAGACACGCTCCATGTCAGTGCCAAGCAGTGCGTCCGCACAGGTAACGCAAAGCACGACAACCTTTGGACGCGGCTTGTAAAAATCGGCGATTTCTTTCACTGCCTGCGGTATCTTCGCAAGGTGGCGCCCCGTAACAAGATCTGTTTCGTCCATGCGGAGAAAGAAAATCTTTTCCGAAAAACCTGCCGCCCCGCCCTCAATTGTGCTGTTTCTTCCGCAGCAGCCTGAGGAAACAACAAGCTCCACGGATTCTGGAATCGCAAGCCCCGCGCGTTTTACGCCGAAGCCCTGCGCGCCGGGCGAATTGTACGACAAAGTCGCCGGCGAGCTGTAAACAAGATGCTTCGTCGTTGCGGCCTCCTGCGGAATATCCTTCACTCCGCGTTCAGCAAGCTCTGCTATGGTAATGCAGTATGCGCTACCGTTCATTTTCTCCGAGTACAAACCTCGCAAGTTCAAAAAACTTTTCGCTGACGGGAAGCTTCGCGTCGCCCTCGACAACGGTCTTGCCAAGCTCCTCAAAACGGGAAATGTCGTCGCTTCTCGGAATATCCGCGACAACGGACAAGCCATTGGCTTCGGCGAAACGGCGCACGTTCTCCTCCTCGTTCTGCACGTTCCTGCGGTTTAAAATAACTCCGCCGACCTTTGCGTAGCCTCTGTCGGCAAAATTATTAACAGCCTGATTTATATTGTTTGCCGCGTAAAGCGCCATCTTTTCGCCGGAAGTGACAATAAGCACCTCCTCGGCAGCGCCTTCGCGTATGGGAGCCGCAAAACCTCCGCAGACAACGTCGCCCAAAACGTCGTAAAGCACGACGTCAGGCTGAAAACTTTCAAAAATTCTCAAATCATCTATCAGATTAAACGTTGTGATAATTCCGCGTCCTGCACAGCCAAGACCGGGGGTAGGGCCTCCGGCTTCTATGCAGAGAATACCGCCGAAGCCCGTTTTCACAATATCTTCCCGCTTCGGCAGCTCGTCATGCTCCCGCATGAAATTCATGACAGGCATAACAGCCTGACCGCCAAGAAGATTTATCGTTGAATCTGCCTTAGGGTCACAGCCAATCTGAATAACGCGCTTTCCGAGACACGCAAACGCCGCCGAAAGATTTGACGTCACCGTTGATTTTCCAATACCGCCCTTGCCGTAGACAGCAATCTTTTTCATATTATCCACCTCATTAAATGCAATATATAAAGCAGAATGAAGAATTAAGCATGACGCTTCGCACATACTGTCGCTGCGCTCCGTACTCAAGCGGGAATTGCCCGGTAAAACGTTTGCCTCACTGCGTTCGGCACAGGCGGGCAATTCACCCACCGCTTTCGTCTGCACTTCGCACTACTGTGTTTAAAAACCAATGACCAAAAAAACCAATTACTACAAAATACAATTACTATAAGAACCAATTGTGGTGTCCGCTGAAGCGGACGTTTGAAGTTAGAACCTTTTTATTCGTCTTTCTGCGGAAATCCGTAAGGATTTAGCGCAGAATCCAGTGTCGTTTTGTTTTTCAAGGTCTTTTCAAAGCCGCTGGATGCTGCACTTTCGCTGCGCTCCATGCAGCAAGACAAATATTTTTTGCTTACCGCTTAATGCTTACAGCTGCCTTTTTGTTCTTCGTTCTACGCCAAAGGCTGTTTTACCAGCGTTACTGTTTTCGCCGAAATGCCCTGCAGCTTTCCGAGCTTGCCCGACAGCGCGTTAATCTTGTCTGCGGGCGCGTCGATAATTACTGAAATAACGTTCTTTCCCGTGCTTCTGCAAGGCACGCCTGTACGCGCGACTATATATTCGCCGAAATCCGACAGAATGGCGTTCAGCCCTGTCGTACAGCAGTCACTCTGCACCAGAATACCGATAATGGCAAGTGTGTTCATCTTCAATCCCTCCAAAAAAAACAAAAACGGACGCCCGAAGCGTCCGAGAAAATGCCATGCAGAACCGCCCTTTTCTCTTCAGCCTCAATGCGGAATTTCAGCCTCAGACTACTCTTCGTTTTCTCTGCAAGACAACTCTCGCAAATCAAACCTCAGAAATTATAGCACAAAAACAAACGGCTTGGGAATTTTTTAATAATCCCAAGCCGTTCTTTCGTTACATACTGTTCGCTTAGTGCTTACCTCTCCGTCTTTCTGCCTTTTTATTAGTCTTTATGCGGGCACGAAGTGCAGCGCAGAATCCAGTGTCGTTAATTCTTTTTTTCTAACGGGCTTCGCCCGTAAAGCTGCTGGACCTACCCCTCCGGGGCACAGGCTGCGGCAAGCCCTCCGTGCTTCGCAGGGAGACGGGGATTTTAAGCCGCTGGGCTCCGCATCGCAGTGCAGAGCGACGTTTTTTTGCTTACCACTTAATGCTTAATGCTTAACGCTTCCAGCTTAAAGCTTACAGCTTTTAGCTTTCTTTTCCCCGCCCTTCCGGCCCATGGAACACGGAGGAGTTTAAAACCCGCACAAGGGAATTTTCTGCGCGGAAAGGCGGGGAAAAGAGGCGCTATGCGCCTCTTTTATCCTGTATTTGCTGCTTCTTCAGAGCGTAGGGCTGTGCCCGCGGCGAGCCCTCACACGCCGCAGGCACATTTTGTTTATACTGCCCTTTATTTCTTCGGAGCTTCCGGCTGCGCTTCAGGCGCAGGCGCCGGCTGCGGCGCGGGTTTCGGCGCAGGCTGTCTCATCTGCTGCGCGGGAGCGGATTTTGGCATCTTCTTGCCGAATATGCCAAAGAGCGGGGCTTTGCGGCGCACTATAAGCTCGTAGTTCCATACGCCTCTCGCGTCTGCCGCCCAGCGGGCGTTTATTATTTCCCAGCCGCCCTGTTTCACTTCGTTAAGCGTGGCTACCGCGTTTTCAGAGCACATAACGGCGTAGTCATATTTCCTGCAGCAGTTTCCGAGCAGACAGCCAAGCAGCAGCACTGCGGCAATTATCAGCAGTATTGCTTTTGCTTTGGGTTTCCTAAAAACTTTCTTTGCCGCCGTGATTTTCGTTTCCTGTGTTTCCTGTGTTTCCTGTTTCAATTCTTCCATTTTTTGTTTACTCCTTTTTTTGCTTTTCGTTTGCTGCTCGCTTTTGTCGCT
The window above is part of the Candidatus Equadaptatus faecalis genome. Proteins encoded here:
- a CDS encoding AAA family ATPase, translating into MKKIAVYGKGGIGKSTVTSNLSAAFACLGKRVIQIGCDPKADSTINLLGGQAVMPVMNFMREHDELPKREDIVKTGFGGILCIEAGGPTPGLGCAGRGIITTFNLIDDLRIFESFQPDVVLYDVLGDVVCGGFAAPIREGAAEEVLIVTSGEKMALYAANNINQAVNNFADRGYAKVGGVILNRRNVQNEEENVRRFAEANGLSVVADIPRSDDISRFEELGKTVVEGDAKLPVSEKFFELARFVLGENER
- a CDS encoding CopG family transcriptional regulator, with protein sequence MNTLAIIGILVQSDCCTTGLNAILSDFGEYIVARTGVPCRSTGKNVISVIIDAPADKINALSGKLGKLQGISAKTVTLVKQPLA